From Domibacillus sp. DTU_2020_1001157_1_SI_ALB_TIR_016, a single genomic window includes:
- a CDS encoding N-acetylmuramoyl-L-alanine amidase: MKKWTMFITALCLVFSLLGIQAPVQAAGFNDVPSRAVKEVNYLTQGKIIYGVTPSSFAPGATLTRAQVAIFVGRTLQLNGQQRATRFSDVGKGNTASGYIEAMVDKGIMLGTSDNRFFPSKAVTRGDMAIILQRAFGYSGNAEQALLKLGIASGMEDGTFGTNKTITRADFAVFLARAVNPSFRLKQSASFESALVSTTNNLNIRTGPSTDYTSIGKISANTKVSGAHSVGGWTYIKAGSLTGFISSSYLRSSSGSTAPDAPAPAPSPNTDSALAGQTIILDPGHGGKDSGAVGNGLKEKDVVLKAGLQVSSLLKGTPFTVKMTRSSDVFIELLDRSAFAKNEDGDIFVSIHANAATPAATGTEAYYYSAGNQHVADSKLLGEKIHARMLAAWDLRDRGTKPGNYSVLRENSMPATLLELGFITNAGDAAKMASDAQMNKMSIAIYNGILDYYKAKGFSVDAYYK, translated from the coding sequence GTGAAAAAATGGACGATGTTTATCACGGCATTATGCCTGGTTTTTTCTCTGCTGGGCATTCAAGCACCTGTTCAGGCAGCGGGATTTAACGATGTTCCATCGCGTGCAGTTAAGGAAGTAAATTACTTAACGCAAGGAAAAATTATTTACGGTGTTACTCCGTCATCATTCGCTCCAGGAGCAACATTGACGCGGGCGCAAGTGGCCATTTTTGTCGGCCGGACCCTGCAGCTTAATGGACAGCAGCGGGCTACTCGTTTTTCCGACGTGGGAAAAGGGAACACGGCGTCCGGCTATATTGAAGCCATGGTCGATAAAGGCATTATGCTCGGTACATCAGACAATCGATTTTTCCCTTCTAAAGCCGTTACACGCGGTGACATGGCCATCATTTTACAAAGAGCATTCGGTTATTCCGGAAATGCTGAACAGGCTCTTTTAAAGCTTGGGATTGCCAGCGGAATGGAAGACGGCACATTTGGCACGAATAAAACGATTACCCGCGCGGATTTTGCGGTGTTTCTTGCGCGTGCTGTGAATCCATCTTTTCGCTTGAAACAGTCAGCTTCTTTTGAGTCAGCACTTGTGTCAACCACAAACAACTTAAATATTCGGACTGGTCCATCAACGGATTACACGTCTATCGGCAAAATTTCAGCCAACACAAAAGTATCGGGTGCCCATTCTGTAGGCGGCTGGACTTATATAAAAGCAGGGTCACTAACCGGATTTATCAGTTCTTCTTATTTGCGCTCATCGTCAGGAAGTACGGCGCCTGATGCACCGGCTCCAGCTCCGTCACCAAATACGGATTCTGCTTTGGCCGGGCAAACGATTATTTTAGATCCGGGCCATGGGGGCAAAGATTCCGGCGCGGTCGGCAATGGCTTAAAAGAAAAAGACGTTGTGCTCAAAGCCGGCCTGCAAGTAAGCAGCCTTTTAAAAGGAACACCGTTTACGGTAAAAATGACCCGGTCTTCGGATGTCTTTATTGAACTGCTTGACCGTTCTGCGTTTGCGAAAAATGAAGACGGAGATATTTTTGTCAGTATCCATGCAAATGCCGCAACACCTGCAGCAACAGGTACAGAAGCGTATTATTATTCAGCCGGCAACCAGCATGTAGCGGACAGCAAGCTTCTTGGCGAAAAGATTCATGCACGTATGCTTGCCGCATGGGACCTTCGCGACCGCGGTACGAAACCGGGCAATTACTCGGTTCTTCGGGAAAACAGCATGCCAGCCACATTGCTTGAGCTTGGTTTTATCACAAATGCAGGAGACGCTGCCAAGATGGCATCTGATGCTCAAATGAATAAAATGTCTATTGCGATTTACAACGGGATCCTTGATTATTACAAAGCAAAAGGATTTAGCGTAGATGCGTATTACAAATAA
- the alaP gene encoding alanine permease AlaP, producing the protein MAQLDSKKIAPQPNNSNELHRGLEERHITLMSLGAAIGVGLFLGSATAIKMAGPGILLAYAVSGMVMFFIMRALGEMAIEKPVAGSFSKYARDYLGPLAGFITGWNYWFLWVVTCMAEITAVGVYMGYWYPDVPAWIWALAALVIMTTVNFLAVKAYGELEFWFALIKIVAILSMIVIGVLMIAFGIGNGGIATGISNLWENGGFFPNGAKGLLLSLQMVMFAYLGIELIGVTAGEVKNPEKSLSRAIDSVFWRILIFYVGALFVIMSIYPWTEIGTQGSPFVLTFEKVGIPAAAGIINFVVLTAALSSCNSGIFSTGRMLFNLAEHGEAPSSYQTLTRNGVPGKAIIASAGVLLIGVLLNYLVPAKVFTWVTSIATFGAIWTWAVILLSQIRYRKSLNPQQQQGLKYKVPLFPFTSYISLAFLAGVIVVMGFSADTRIALIVGPLWLLSLTVVYYAKGFHRKNA; encoded by the coding sequence ATGGCACAACTAGACTCAAAGAAAATAGCGCCTCAGCCAAACAACAGCAATGAACTGCACCGTGGATTAGAAGAAAGGCATATTACACTTATGTCACTCGGCGCAGCCATCGGCGTCGGGCTTTTTTTAGGTTCCGCTACCGCGATTAAAATGGCCGGTCCAGGAATCTTGCTTGCTTATGCTGTGAGTGGCATGGTGATGTTTTTTATTATGCGTGCGCTTGGTGAAATGGCGATTGAAAAGCCTGTTGCCGGTTCATTTAGTAAATACGCGCGTGATTATCTTGGCCCGCTGGCCGGATTTATAACTGGATGGAACTATTGGTTTTTATGGGTTGTAACCTGTATGGCGGAAATTACCGCAGTCGGCGTTTATATGGGCTACTGGTATCCGGATGTTCCAGCCTGGATTTGGGCATTAGCCGCCTTGGTCATTATGACAACCGTTAACTTTTTAGCGGTAAAAGCATATGGGGAATTAGAGTTTTGGTTTGCCCTCATCAAAATTGTTGCAATTCTTTCGATGATTGTAATCGGTGTGTTGATGATCGCTTTCGGAATCGGAAACGGCGGTATTGCAACCGGAATCAGCAATCTTTGGGAGAACGGCGGCTTTTTCCCGAATGGTGCAAAAGGACTTCTGTTATCCTTGCAGATGGTTATGTTCGCTTATTTGGGCATTGAATTAATCGGTGTTACAGCCGGGGAAGTAAAAAACCCGGAAAAGTCATTATCCAGAGCGATTGACTCTGTGTTTTGGCGGATTTTAATTTTTTATGTGGGCGCTTTATTCGTCATTATGTCTATTTATCCGTGGACCGAAATTGGCACACAAGGAAGCCCATTTGTCCTGACATTTGAAAAAGTGGGTATTCCAGCAGCAGCCGGCATTATCAACTTTGTTGTCCTAACGGCCGCTCTTTCATCTTGCAACAGCGGTATTTTCAGTACAGGACGCATGCTGTTTAATCTGGCAGAACACGGGGAAGCACCTTCTTCTTATCAAACGCTGACTCGAAACGGTGTTCCGGGCAAAGCGATTATTGCTTCTGCTGGCGTGCTGCTCATTGGCGTTTTGTTGAACTATCTTGTACCTGCTAAAGTTTTTACATGGGTAACGAGCATTGCAACATTCGGAGCGATTTGGACATGGGCGGTTATTTTGCTTTCACAAATTCGCTACCGAAAAAGCTTGAACCCGCAACAGCAGCAAGGACTTAAATACAAGGTTCCGCTATTTCCTTTTACTTCATACATCTCTCTTGCGTTTCTAGCAGGCGTTATTGTTGTAATGGGCTTTAGTGCGGACACAAGAATTGCCCTGATTGTCGGTCCGCTTTGGCTGCTTTCATTAACGGTTGTATATTATGCCAAAGGTTTTCACCGCAAAAATGCATAA
- a CDS encoding DUF4385 domain-containing protein, which yields MAFDYSLDFDHIDFRKEPEKYRVGRGEQGVLLVEPYKSEILPHWRFKTPDIARESSEKIYSMFLEYKEKNDFVGMDMARKFLQMGYTRARRYTNYKGGRKYNKEGKINERNIDEEKAQSAEIFQMKWKAVREDQEYLKLKKEHQKKYG from the coding sequence ATGGCATTTGATTATTCGCTTGACTTTGACCATATTGACTTTCGAAAAGAACCCGAAAAATACCGTGTCGGCCGGGGCGAGCAGGGGGTACTGCTTGTGGAGCCCTACAAAAGTGAAATTTTGCCGCACTGGCGCTTTAAAACACCCGATATTGCCCGGGAATCATCAGAAAAGATTTACAGCATGTTTTTGGAATACAAAGAAAAAAATGATTTTGTCGGCATGGATATGGCACGCAAGTTTCTGCAGATGGGCTATACGCGGGCACGTCGTTACACAAACTACAAAGGCGGCCGCAAATATAATAAAGAAGGAAAGATAAACGAGCGGAATATTGATGAAGAAAAAGCGCAGTCAGCAGAGATTTTCCAGATGAAATGGAAAGCTGTGCGCGAAGATCAGGAGTACTTAAAATTGAAAAAAGAACATCAGAAAAAATATGGCTGA
- the corA gene encoding magnesium/cobalt transporter CorA, with translation MIRTAAITADQAVLHNIPLEDLRGDNILWYWVDLDQPTNEETTILQEFFAFHPLAIEDCLHFIQRPKLDYYEDHNFMIIQSINQKTLDPEEIDIFWCANYIVTFHRKKSVEIDTVWERLLDAKKIKNLNPVQVLYHLVDKVVDHFFPSVYQIEDSLIQLEAEDADQASTDDLFDIRKELLKLRRIIFPMRELLYRVLNSDRIQMGKKSKLYFKDIYDHLLMLTEIVESNRELTKDMRDSYLSVNSNRMNSIMMTLTVITTIFMPLTFIAGIYGMNFDHMPELHWHYGYFIVLGVMAGISLSMFVFFWRKGWFRQDH, from the coding sequence ATGATCCGAACGGCTGCAATTACGGCTGATCAAGCTGTGTTGCATAACATCCCGCTTGAAGACCTTCGCGGGGACAACATCCTTTGGTACTGGGTGGACCTTGACCAGCCGACAAACGAAGAAACGACGATTTTACAGGAGTTTTTCGCATTTCACCCGCTGGCGATTGAAGACTGCTTGCATTTTATTCAACGGCCAAAGCTGGATTACTATGAAGATCACAACTTTATGATTATTCAATCCATCAATCAAAAAACGCTTGATCCGGAAGAGATTGATATTTTTTGGTGTGCAAACTATATTGTAACTTTTCATCGGAAAAAATCTGTTGAAATTGACACAGTATGGGAACGTCTTCTAGATGCTAAAAAAATAAAAAACTTAAACCCAGTTCAGGTTTTATACCATCTTGTGGACAAAGTAGTCGACCACTTTTTCCCGAGCGTCTATCAGATTGAGGACAGCTTAATCCAGCTCGAAGCAGAGGATGCAGACCAGGCGAGCACAGATGATTTATTTGATATTCGAAAAGAGCTGCTGAAGCTACGCCGGATTATTTTTCCGATGCGGGAATTGTTATACCGTGTACTGAATTCAGACCGGATTCAAATGGGTAAAAAAAGCAAACTATATTTTAAAGATATTTATGATCATCTTTTAATGCTGACAGAAATCGTTGAATCAAACCGGGAACTCACAAAAGATATGCGTGACAGCTATCTTTCGGTGAACTCAAATCGTATGAACAGCATTATGATGACATTAACAGTCATCACAACGATTTTCATGCCGCTTACGTTTATTGCCGGCATTTACGGAATGAATTTTGATCATATGCCAGAATTACACTGGCACTACGGTTATTTTATAGTTCTTGGTGTCATGGCTGGTATTTCCCTGTCCATGTTTGTCTTTTTCTGGAGAAAGGGCTGGTTCCGGCAGGATCATTAA
- a CDS encoding MBL fold metallo-hydrolase, producing MVRIRKTGSLYQVSFMPSLFPVNCYIVEEERFLTLIDAALPFSAAAIMNMVKRLGKPIEHIVLTHAHEDHIGSVDRLKAFMPDVPVYISARDARILEGDLTVDAGEAQKPIKGGVPKRMSTKPDVELNEGDRVGSLEAVFTPGHTPGSMSLWDTRNKHLIVGDAFQTHGGMAVAGTFKPLFPFPAFGTWDRETAIESAKRIQALQPALLAAGHGKMVPNPESAIRQAIGEAERKLS from the coding sequence ATGGTCCGCATTCGAAAAACAGGAAGTTTATATCAGGTTTCTTTTATGCCATCCCTGTTTCCGGTTAACTGCTATATAGTTGAGGAAGAAAGATTTCTTACGTTGATTGATGCAGCGCTTCCGTTTAGTGCAGCCGCCATTATGAATATGGTGAAACGATTGGGCAAGCCGATTGAACACATTGTACTTACTCATGCTCACGAAGACCATATTGGCTCAGTTGATCGATTAAAAGCATTTATGCCTGATGTGCCCGTTTATATATCTGCACGCGACGCCCGAATTTTGGAAGGAGATTTGACGGTTGATGCGGGCGAAGCACAAAAACCTATTAAAGGCGGCGTTCCGAAGAGAATGAGCACAAAACCGGATGTAGAACTAAATGAAGGAGATCGAGTCGGCTCGCTCGAAGCCGTGTTTACGCCAGGCCATACGCCGGGTTCCATGTCGTTATGGGACACCCGGAACAAGCACCTGATTGTTGGAGATGCTTTTCAAACACACGGAGGAATGGCGGTTGCCGGTACGTTTAAACCGCTTTTCCCTTTTCCAGCGTTCGGAACGTGGGATAGGGAGACCGCCATCGAAAGTGCCAAACGGATTCAGGCGCTTCAGCCAGCGCTTCTTGCGGCGGGCCACGGCAAGATGGTGCCGAATCCAGAGAGCGCCATACGCCAGGCAATTGGCGAAGCAGAGAGAAAACTGAGCTGA
- a CDS encoding catalase family peroxidase: protein MNEKYTGLAETAIQSIEKIAGTHPGFRRAHAKGCFYQAVFVPNGEAAPYTKAVHLQQRPVPAVVRFSDSSPNPNMIDSLSPVKGMSVQFHLPNGEETYLVSVNVPVFLTKTPEAFVEMMRLAAEGPGPRDLMKLFIDYPESKAAFQILKQMKPFVSYSTSRYFPIHTFYFVNEAGDRQPVKYEWIPEKAFSAEAKKEAVTHPADYLEKELEDELPVSFTLSIILGKPGDATDDSTVLWPEDRPRISVGRLEIREKILQPNDRVIFDPTVLPDGIECSNDPVLHARQAIYAASSLRRFNGL from the coding sequence ATGAACGAAAAGTACACGGGCTTAGCCGAAACGGCGATCCAGTCCATTGAAAAAATTGCAGGCACTCATCCAGGCTTTCGGAGGGCGCATGCAAAAGGCTGCTTTTATCAAGCTGTTTTTGTTCCAAATGGGGAGGCTGCACCGTATACAAAAGCCGTGCATTTGCAGCAAAGACCGGTGCCGGCAGTCGTCCGTTTTTCAGACAGCTCACCAAATCCAAATATGATCGACAGTCTATCACCAGTAAAGGGCATGTCTGTTCAGTTTCACCTGCCCAATGGAGAAGAAACCTATTTGGTTAGTGTAAATGTCCCGGTTTTTTTAACGAAAACACCAGAAGCGTTCGTGGAAATGATGAGGCTTGCCGCAGAAGGGCCGGGACCAAGAGATTTAATGAAATTGTTTATCGACTATCCCGAAAGCAAAGCGGCTTTTCAGATTTTAAAACAAATGAAGCCGTTCGTCAGCTATTCAACGAGCCGCTATTTTCCTATTCATACATTTTACTTTGTCAATGAAGCAGGCGACAGGCAGCCTGTAAAATATGAATGGATACCAGAGAAAGCGTTTAGCGCAGAAGCAAAAAAAGAAGCCGTTACCCATCCCGCGGATTACTTAGAAAAAGAATTGGAAGATGAGCTGCCTGTCAGCTTTACACTTTCTATTATTCTAGGGAAACCGGGAGATGCCACGGACGATTCAACCGTACTTTGGCCTGAAGACCGGCCGCGTATTTCTGTTGGTCGTCTGGAAATAAGAGAAAAAATTCTCCAGCCAAATGACCGGGTCATTTTCGATCCAACTGTGCTTCCGGATGGGATAGAGTGTTCGAATGACCCGGTTTTACATGCCCGCCAGGCTATTTATGCCGCTTCTTCTTTACGTCGTTTTAACGGTCTGTAA